Proteins found in one Anopheles aquasalis chromosome 3, idAnoAquaMG_Q_19, whole genome shotgun sequence genomic segment:
- the LOC126575461 gene encoding antichymotrypsin-2-like isoform X2 gives MGTGSRNKLVAIVSASSFVLVALSFVQTYQPEIAEDNFLTMAATIDAQFVQQSNDFAVQLYKQVSAKNAGQNVVISPLSISGCLSLAAMGAGGLTAEELFAGLRYGKADQRQQVAESYGRLMQRLASDKTLAMANKLFVKEGYKVKSSFNEVATGSFQSEAQALNFAQNVESAKTINDWVEGKTNNKIKDLIAPDMLDDLTRMVLVNAVYFKGTWTYQFDPARTRPMPFWISATESLDVPMMNIKKHFGYNNFEDKGFSALELTYNGSDVTMLVLLPNERDGLAALEEKLPSLNLAEITSQLYKQEVEVFLPKFKIEFSLDLNDDLTELGMGRMFTDSAEFPELLEGNEPLKVSKVVHKAFIEVNEEGTEAAAATGMAIMAMCYIETPRFFADHPFLYALLSPEKGAYFLGKMSNKA, from the exons A TGGGAACCGGCTCGCGGAACAAGCTCGTGGCAATCGTTTCTGCATCGTCGTTTGTGCTGGTCGCTTTATCGTTTGTGCAGACTTATCAACCCGAGATAGCAGAGGACAATTTTCTTACCATGGCCGCAACTATTGACGCCCAGTTCGTGCAGCAGTCGAACGATTTCGCCGTTCAGCTCTACAAG CAAGTGAGTGCAAAGAATGCTGGACAAAATGTGGTCATTTCCCCGCTATCGATCAGTGGTTGCCTTTCGTTGGCCGCCATGGGTGCCGGTGGATTAACGGCTGAAGAATTGTTCGCCGGATTGCGCTACGGAAAGGCTGACCAAAGGCAGCAGGTTGCCGAATCGTACGGACGGCTTATGCAGCGTCTGGCATCCGATAAAACCCTCGCCATGGCCAACAAACTGTTCGTGAAGGAGGGTTATAAGGTGAAAAGTTCCTTCAATGAGGTAGCTACCGGCAGCTTCCAGTCCGAAGCCCAGGCCCTCAATTTCGCCCAGAATGTGGAGTCCGCCAAGACGATCAATGATTGGGTGGAAGGAAAGACGAACAACAAAATCAAGGATCTGATCGCACCCGACATGCTAGACGATCTGACCCGTATGGTGCTGGTCAATGCGGTGTACTTTAAAGGTACATGGACGTATCAGTTCGATCCGGCCCGTACCCGCCCGATGCCATTCTGGATCAGTGCTACCGAATCACTGGACGTGCCGATGATGAACATCAAGAAGCACTTCGGGTACAATAACTTTGAAGATAAAGGATTCTCCGCCCTGGAGCTTACCTACAATGGAAGCGACGtcacgatgctggtgctgctaccgaaCGAGCGCGATGGATTGGCCGCGTTGGAAGAAAAACTACCGAGCCTCAACCTGGCCGAGATTACCTCACAGTTGTATAAGCAAGAGGTCGAAGTATTTCTCCCCAAATTCAAGATCGAATTCTCGCTCGATCTTAACGACGATTTGACGGAG CTCGGCATGGGCCGAATGTTCACCGATTCGGCCGAGTTTCCTGAGCTTTTGGAAGGAAACGAACCGCTCAAGGTTTCGAAGGTCGTCCACAAGGCGTTCATTGAGGTGAATGAAGAAggaaccgaagcagcagccgctacCG GAATGGCAATTATGGCTATGTGCTATATAGAGACACCGCGGTTCTTTGCAGATCATCCATTCCTTTATGCACTGCTATCACCCGAAAAGGGTGCATATTTCTTAGGCAAAATGTCCAACAAAGCCTAG
- the LOC126575461 gene encoding serine protease inhibitor 42Dd-like isoform X1: MGTGSRNKLVAIVSASSFVLVALSFVQTYQPEIAEDNFLTMAATIDAQFVQQSNDFAVQLYKQVSAKNAGQNVVISPLSISGCLSLAAMGAGGLTAEELFAGLRYGKADQRQQVAESYGRLMQRLASDKTLAMANKLFVKEGYKVKSSFNEVATGSFQSEAQALNFAQNVESAKTINDWVEGKTNNKIKDLIAPDMLDDLTRMVLVNAVYFKGTWTYQFDPARTRPMPFWISATESLDVPMMNIKKHFGYNNFEDKGFSALELTYNGSDVTMLVLLPNERDGLAALEEKLPSLNLAEITSQLYKQEVEVFLPKFKIEFSLDLNDDLTELGMGRMFTDSAEFPELLEGNEPLKVSKVVHKAFIEVNEEGTEAAAATGMIMMLRCLPMHPYFTADHPFVYFLRHQQQIYFAGRMAKIEV, translated from the exons A TGGGAACCGGCTCGCGGAACAAGCTCGTGGCAATCGTTTCTGCATCGTCGTTTGTGCTGGTCGCTTTATCGTTTGTGCAGACTTATCAACCCGAGATAGCAGAGGACAATTTTCTTACCATGGCCGCAACTATTGACGCCCAGTTCGTGCAGCAGTCGAACGATTTCGCCGTTCAGCTCTACAAG CAAGTGAGTGCAAAGAATGCTGGACAAAATGTGGTCATTTCCCCGCTATCGATCAGTGGTTGCCTTTCGTTGGCCGCCATGGGTGCCGGTGGATTAACGGCTGAAGAATTGTTCGCCGGATTGCGCTACGGAAAGGCTGACCAAAGGCAGCAGGTTGCCGAATCGTACGGACGGCTTATGCAGCGTCTGGCATCCGATAAAACCCTCGCCATGGCCAACAAACTGTTCGTGAAGGAGGGTTATAAGGTGAAAAGTTCCTTCAATGAGGTAGCTACCGGCAGCTTCCAGTCCGAAGCCCAGGCCCTCAATTTCGCCCAGAATGTGGAGTCCGCCAAGACGATCAATGATTGGGTGGAAGGAAAGACGAACAACAAAATCAAGGATCTGATCGCACCCGACATGCTAGACGATCTGACCCGTATGGTGCTGGTCAATGCGGTGTACTTTAAAGGTACATGGACGTATCAGTTCGATCCGGCCCGTACCCGCCCGATGCCATTCTGGATCAGTGCTACCGAATCACTGGACGTGCCGATGATGAACATCAAGAAGCACTTCGGGTACAATAACTTTGAAGATAAAGGATTCTCCGCCCTGGAGCTTACCTACAATGGAAGCGACGtcacgatgctggtgctgctaccgaaCGAGCGCGATGGATTGGCCGCGTTGGAAGAAAAACTACCGAGCCTCAACCTGGCCGAGATTACCTCACAGTTGTATAAGCAAGAGGTCGAAGTATTTCTCCCCAAATTCAAGATCGAATTCTCGCTCGATCTTAACGACGATTTGACGGAG CTCGGCATGGGCCGAATGTTCACCGATTCGGCCGAGTTTCCTGAGCTTTTGGAAGGAAACGAACCGCTCAAGGTTTCGAAGGTCGTCCACAAGGCGTTCATTGAGGTGAATGAAGAAggaaccgaagcagcagccgctacCG GCATGATTATGATGTTGCGCTGCCTGCCGATGCATCCTTACTTCACGGCCGACCATCCGTTTGTCTACTTTCtgaggcaccagcaacagatcTACTTTGCGGGCCGTATGGCGAAAATTGAAGTGTAA